From Fervidobacterium gondwanense DSM 13020, a single genomic window includes:
- a CDS encoding cache domain-containing protein — translation MANGDRDSLRDYLIPSYEDFKRNGIEIFQFITPDLKSFLRMHKPEKYGDDLSFRKALLNVTSNKSDVVTYEIGASGIGLRSIKPVFKDGQFIAIAELGLYLNKSFLEDIPNEQNFVQLYDEDGKKLEKPIVVTENEDLTKEISSEDLRKFIENEDYYFLNNGFLYNVIHMKDVEGNVVGLLISKTSLKEEVALQKKRNLMTTFLMSLVIVVIVVVLFMILRSINKQVKSINLTLEKVASGDLTVKLHGTSNEIGAIANTLNETLRKLQALFKDFQMSFVDINKAVSNYSMVTNQVEDVVN, via the coding sequence CTGGCAAACGGTGATAGAGACTCGCTGCGCGATTATTTGATTCCAAGCTACGAAGATTTCAAAAGAAACGGAATAGAGATCTTTCAGTTTATCACTCCGGATTTGAAGAGTTTTCTAAGAATGCACAAGCCAGAAAAGTATGGTGATGATCTAAGCTTCAGAAAAGCGTTGTTGAATGTTACAAGCAATAAATCAGATGTGGTGACGTACGAAATTGGTGCAAGCGGCATTGGGTTAAGAAGTATAAAGCCGGTTTTCAAAGATGGGCAGTTTATAGCAATTGCTGAACTTGGTTTATACTTGAACAAGAGTTTTTTAGAAGACATCCCGAATGAACAGAATTTTGTGCAATTGTACGATGAAGATGGCAAAAAGTTAGAAAAGCCAATAGTAGTAACCGAAAATGAAGATTTGACAAAGGAAATAAGTAGCGAGGACCTTAGAAAGTTTATCGAAAACGAGGATTATTATTTTCTGAATAATGGATTTTTGTACAACGTGATTCACATGAAAGACGTTGAGGGGAATGTAGTCGGATTGCTCATCAGCAAGACATCACTTAAAGAGGAGGTTGCACTCCAGAAAAAGCGCAATTTAATGACAACTTTCTTAATGAGTTTGGTAATTGTTGTTATAGTGGTTGTTCTTTTCATGATCCTTAGGAGTATCAATAAACAAGTTAAGTCAATTAACTTAACACTTGAGAAAGTTGCAAGCGGAGACCTTACTGTTAAGTTGCATGGAACAAGTAACGAGATAGGTGCTATAGCAAACACGTTGAATGAAACGCTGCGCAAATTACAAGCTTTGTTCAAAGATTTTCAAATGAGCTTTGTAGATATTAACAAAGCTGTTTCCAACTACAGCATGGTTACAAACCAGGTTGAAGATGTTGTAAATTAA
- a CDS encoding mechanosensitive ion channel family protein, producing the protein MLEPVILKNILFSILAVVIAYIVHRIIMRSINKFISTLGKEVKAPKTLSLILAFLIYGFAIAGILAIWDVNLAPYLAGLGISGIVIGLALQEPLTNFMSGILVLVTRKVFEGEVVDIDGLTGIVDIVKMNHVHLKTFDGKMILIPNRKVWSGTVTKFWPGRYRRIDVDVTVDYSSDLDKVVSILKKVLEEEPLVVKDNSVENNVVFKSFDSNGVVYTVRFWTEKETYFDTLNAVAHRIKSEIDKNGIKIPFSIVEVKLVK; encoded by the coding sequence ATGTTAGAACCAGTGATTTTGAAGAACATACTTTTCTCAATATTGGCTGTAGTCATTGCGTATATTGTTCACAGAATTATAATGAGATCTATCAATAAATTCATTTCAACATTAGGTAAAGAGGTTAAAGCACCGAAAACTTTGTCTTTAATCCTTGCGTTTTTGATTTATGGTTTTGCGATAGCCGGTATTTTGGCTATTTGGGATGTCAACCTTGCTCCATACCTTGCAGGTTTGGGAATATCTGGTATAGTGATAGGTCTTGCGTTGCAAGAACCATTAACGAATTTTATGTCCGGTATTCTGGTTCTTGTTACGCGCAAGGTCTTTGAGGGCGAAGTGGTCGATATAGATGGCCTGACGGGGATTGTCGATATAGTTAAGATGAACCACGTTCATCTGAAGACTTTTGACGGCAAGATGATACTGATTCCAAACAGGAAGGTTTGGTCAGGCACTGTAACGAAATTTTGGCCCGGTAGGTACAGAAGAATAGATGTGGATGTTACGGTCGATTACTCTTCTGATCTTGATAAAGTTGTTTCAATCTTGAAGAAAGTCCTCGAAGAAGAGCCGTTGGTGGTAAAGGATAATTCTGTGGAGAACAATGTTGTCTTCAAATCGTTCGATTCTAATGGCGTTGTTTACACGGTGCGTTTTTGGACAGAAAAAGAAACATATTTTGACACGCTAAATGCAGTCGCGCACAGAATTAAGTCGGAAATCGATAAGAATGGTATCAAGATTCCATTCAGTATCGTTGAAGTCAAGCTTGTGAAATAA
- a CDS encoding glucodextranase DOMON-like domain-containing protein → MKRSVVALLVVVFSIFIGFGALKVEGNKVIFTFSYPTANTVHIAGNFNSWSTNANPMRKEGDVWVTELELKPGTYQYKFVIDGGKVWKEDPDAPGYTDDGFGGKNGVFTLALKDGKLVVVAPAAEIKEKIEINEEREENFYIEDNTYVVIKFYKPEAKYVFIAGSFNNWSMSDTECYSAGDGWWEAVLELSQGIYQYKFVVDGKDWVVDPNAPAYVDDGFGGKNGVFEVWKEDSVLKVGAPRIQKEEEPKVELPKENIVRSVEYAVDGKISEAEKATAYFESKGVVAYVARTSTAAYVGVLLDKSATQYLGQNVLVEVYTDAPKMTSFNKKTYNGTQLSKSVSFRFSINMKTWQARKRGSFFAAAGDDSWILQANPFRAAVDEAIEFEIPYDILGVKSGETFNLYVVVSVEGKDEIVPAEGIAIKTPTMISGNVIAKFVDKVGDDYGFGTYTYPKDPAFAPYKGLWDIVEMQVLENEDAYVFAIKFGEMTNPWASPKGFSHQLINIYLDTKDGGRTNTYKEGARVQFTQPWDYFVKVAGWPDDRIVFATADGKEIPEAITYEADPAEKVIYIIVFKKYLEVKTGIKAYVLSMSQDGYGTDHIRPVAKDSTQWTLGGYPVDSKDYAPFVLDTIVPEGYTQEQILKSYVPEKEYAKLTPVVIK, encoded by the coding sequence ATGAAACGTTCGGTTGTTGCTCTGTTGGTTGTTGTTTTTTCAATCTTTATCGGGTTTGGAGCTTTGAAAGTTGAGGGAAACAAAGTTATTTTCACTTTCAGCTATCCTACGGCAAACACTGTTCACATTGCAGGAAATTTTAACAGCTGGTCTACTAACGCCAATCCGATGAGAAAAGAAGGCGATGTCTGGGTTACAGAACTCGAGCTCAAGCCCGGCACTTACCAGTACAAATTTGTCATTGATGGCGGTAAGGTGTGGAAAGAAGACCCAGACGCTCCAGGTTACACCGACGATGGTTTCGGTGGAAAGAACGGAGTCTTCACACTTGCTCTTAAGGATGGAAAATTAGTCGTAGTCGCACCTGCAGCTGAGATAAAAGAAAAGATCGAGATTAACGAAGAAAGAGAAGAAAATTTCTACATCGAAGATAACACATATGTTGTAATAAAGTTCTACAAACCAGAGGCAAAATACGTCTTTATAGCCGGTTCATTTAACAACTGGAGTATGTCCGATACAGAATGTTACAGTGCAGGTGACGGTTGGTGGGAAGCAGTTTTAGAACTTTCACAAGGCATTTACCAATACAAATTCGTAGTTGATGGAAAAGACTGGGTAGTAGATCCGAATGCTCCTGCGTACGTTGACGATGGCTTCGGCGGAAAGAACGGTGTGTTTGAAGTCTGGAAAGAAGACAGCGTTCTGAAAGTTGGAGCACCAAGAATTCAGAAGGAAGAAGAACCAAAAGTCGAATTGCCAAAAGAAAACATTGTGAGGTCTGTCGAGTATGCAGTTGACGGAAAGATCTCCGAAGCAGAAAAGGCAACAGCATATTTTGAAAGTAAAGGCGTTGTCGCATACGTCGCGAGGACGTCAACAGCTGCTTACGTTGGAGTTCTTTTGGATAAATCAGCAACGCAATATCTTGGTCAGAATGTGCTTGTTGAAGTTTACACCGATGCTCCAAAAATGACGTCTTTTAACAAAAAGACATATAACGGAACACAGCTTTCAAAATCGGTTAGTTTTAGATTCTCAATAAACATGAAAACGTGGCAAGCAAGAAAGAGAGGCTCATTCTTTGCGGCAGCTGGAGACGATTCATGGATACTCCAAGCTAACCCATTCAGAGCTGCTGTGGATGAAGCAATCGAATTCGAGATACCGTACGATATACTCGGCGTAAAGAGCGGAGAAACTTTCAACCTTTACGTTGTCGTATCAGTTGAAGGCAAGGACGAAATCGTACCAGCTGAAGGAATAGCAATCAAAACTCCAACGATGATTTCAGGAAACGTAATTGCGAAATTCGTTGACAAAGTTGGTGACGACTACGGATTCGGAACATACACTTATCCAAAAGACCCAGCTTTCGCACCTTACAAAGGGCTTTGGGACATTGTTGAGATGCAAGTGCTTGAAAACGAAGACGCATATGTGTTCGCAATAAAATTCGGAGAAATGACAAATCCATGGGCATCTCCAAAAGGATTCTCGCACCAGCTGATAAACATCTACCTTGATACAAAAGACGGAGGAAGAACGAACACATACAAAGAGGGTGCGAGAGTGCAGTTTACGCAACCGTGGGATTATTTTGTAAAGGTTGCAGGTTGGCCTGATGATAGGATAGTCTTTGCAACGGCTGACGGTAAAGAGATTCCAGAGGCTATAACCTACGAAGCTGACCCAGCGGAAAAAGTTATTTACATAATTGTTTTTAAGAAATATTTAGAAGTAAAGACAGGAATAAAAGCCTACGTGTTATCGATGAGTCAAGATGGATATGGTACTGACCACATAAGACCTGTTGCAAAGGACTCGACTCAATGGACACTTGGTGGCTATCCAGTAGATTCCAAAGACTACGCACCATTCGTACTTGATACAATCGTTCCGGAAGGATACACACAGGAACAAATCTTGAAATCTTACGTTCCGGAAAAAGAATACGCAAAGTTGACACCGGTAGTAATAAAATAA
- a CDS encoding LacI family DNA-binding transcriptional regulator yields MASIEDVAKRAGVSIATVSRVLNGTGYVSESTEIKVLKAIRELGYVPHFSAKSLARKKSFKVGVIISKRIDELLKTNVGEFYKIILDAIENYAALYKISLEIVLLEDVLKTSEVEFDGFIIVGSDASEEEINFLSSKAKVVLVDHYIDGLRIDSIVSDGYDGVFYVTRNFIDAGYNRIVHIHGPLKYYGFRDRYNGYVSAMQRYGKLPILFEYDDLHDEVDSVLKRVLRDWVPQVIICSNDVIALRVLSKLKEWGYKIPNEISVVGFDDIPDAEKEGLSTLRVQKAEMGINAVKRLNEILTGQSLHPHKQCLYTSYIKRNSSLI; encoded by the coding sequence ATGGCTTCGATCGAAGATGTAGCGAAAAGGGCTGGCGTATCAATTGCAACTGTTTCTCGGGTTCTCAATGGAACGGGTTATGTCTCCGAAAGCACTGAGATAAAGGTCTTGAAGGCCATAAGGGAATTGGGGTACGTGCCACATTTTTCAGCTAAATCACTTGCAAGAAAGAAAAGTTTCAAAGTGGGTGTAATTATAAGCAAGAGGATTGATGAATTGCTCAAAACAAACGTCGGGGAATTTTACAAGATTATACTTGATGCAATTGAGAATTATGCTGCGCTTTACAAGATATCCTTAGAGATTGTGCTTCTTGAAGATGTTCTCAAAACTTCAGAGGTTGAATTTGATGGCTTCATAATCGTTGGTAGTGACGCTTCGGAAGAAGAGATAAATTTCCTTTCATCCAAGGCGAAGGTTGTCCTTGTTGATCACTATATAGATGGGTTGAGAATAGATAGCATCGTAAGTGACGGATACGATGGTGTGTTTTACGTGACAAGGAATTTCATCGATGCTGGATACAACAGAATTGTCCACATCCACGGACCACTTAAATATTACGGCTTTAGAGATAGGTACAACGGATACGTGAGCGCTATGCAAAGATATGGAAAGTTGCCAATACTCTTTGAGTACGACGATTTACACGATGAGGTTGATTCAGTTTTGAAAAGAGTTCTGAGAGATTGGGTACCACAGGTTATAATTTGTTCCAACGATGTGATAGCATTGAGAGTCCTTAGTAAATTAAAAGAATGGGGTTACAAGATTCCAAATGAAATAAGTGTCGTTGGATTTGACGACATACCAGATGCTGAAAAAGAGGGTCTATCAACGCTTCGAGTTCAGAAAGCTGAGATGGGCATAAACGCTGTGAAACGTCTCAACGAGATATTGACTGGTCAGAGCCTGCATCCTCACAAACAGTGTCTTTATACTTCATATATTAAGAGAAATTCAAGTTTAATCTAA
- a CDS encoding MFS transporter gives MLLITSVLWLFDAAGVLVLSFTLPSIVQEWGLSVQQSANILSSTFLGMLVGALSVGLIADLFGRKLSNIFYFLFTVVFTGLLGFSKTPSAFLFLRFLAGIGYGGLMPSVNAYLSEFIGKAIRGRYLVLLEASWAIGSIAIGLVAVLTTQHSWRISYWSFFSGIVMLPILFKLSESPKFVFKKHGKKGLENVLGISIQAEIEPLPKSKFSIADILKPPYLTKTVMIWTSWFVVSFVYYVLFSWAPKIFAQQGLSTTKSLWFTFFMMVAQLPGYLSAAYFIERIGRKKSLVIYFIGMAISSILWAFVTSSVQLILTALLLSFFTLGVWGLVYAYTPELYPTPMRGTGNGMAGVIARIAGILAPQFGGYMLSLNKSLLEIFSWLAGLSLLAAVVVVLLAVETKDKEIQ, from the coding sequence ATGTTACTCATCACTTCCGTTCTTTGGCTGTTCGACGCAGCAGGTGTGCTTGTTTTGTCTTTTACACTTCCTTCGATTGTTCAAGAGTGGGGATTATCAGTCCAGCAGTCTGCCAACATTCTGAGCTCCACGTTTCTTGGAATGCTTGTGGGAGCTCTAAGCGTTGGTCTGATCGCTGATTTGTTTGGCAGAAAGTTGTCGAATATTTTCTATTTCTTATTCACCGTTGTTTTTACAGGGTTGCTCGGTTTTTCGAAAACTCCAAGTGCGTTTTTATTTTTAAGATTTCTTGCTGGTATAGGCTATGGTGGGTTGATGCCGTCTGTAAATGCGTATCTGTCTGAATTCATAGGGAAGGCTATAAGAGGGCGTTATCTGGTACTTTTGGAGGCTAGCTGGGCGATTGGCAGTATCGCAATTGGTCTTGTAGCAGTCTTGACAACACAACACTCTTGGCGGATAAGTTATTGGAGCTTCTTCTCCGGAATTGTCATGTTACCAATACTCTTCAAACTCTCAGAATCACCAAAGTTCGTATTCAAAAAGCATGGAAAGAAAGGTTTAGAAAATGTCCTCGGCATCAGCATACAGGCTGAGATTGAACCTCTACCAAAAAGTAAGTTCAGCATAGCCGATATTCTTAAACCACCTTATTTAACCAAAACAGTTATGATTTGGACTTCATGGTTTGTCGTTAGTTTTGTGTACTACGTGCTCTTCTCATGGGCTCCGAAAATCTTCGCACAGCAGGGGCTCAGCACTACAAAATCGCTCTGGTTCACGTTCTTCATGATGGTTGCTCAGCTTCCGGGCTACTTGTCTGCTGCATACTTCATTGAGAGGATAGGCAGGAAGAAATCTCTCGTGATTTATTTCATTGGAATGGCTATTTCGTCTATCCTGTGGGCTTTTGTAACAAGCTCAGTACAACTTATTTTGACGGCACTGCTTCTTTCATTCTTCACGCTCGGTGTTTGGGGGCTTGTGTATGCGTATACACCTGAGCTGTACCCAACCCCCATGCGCGGGACTGGGAATGGGATGGCTGGTGTTATCGCAAGGATAGCAGGAATATTAGCCCCTCAGTTCGGGGGCTACATGCTATCGCTGAACAAGTCCTTGCTCGAAATCTTCTCATGGCTTGCAGGGTTATCATTATTGGCAGCAGTCGTTGTGGTGCTTTTGGCAGTCGAAACAAAGGACAAGGAGATACAATAG
- the trpS gene encoding tryptophan--tRNA ligase, with protein MRILSGIRPTGKVHVGHFVGVFENWLKLQDEGNDTFYFIADWHALTTHYEDTSELKEFTFDLMKTLIAVGLDKSTLFVQSAVKEHAELMVLFSMITPLSWLERVPTYKEMRQQITSRDLSNAGFLMYPVLQAADILIYKADGVPVGEDQVYHVELTREIARRFNYIFKREVFPEPKELLSKVPKLLGTDGRKMSKSYGNTIPLITTEAELSKMVMPMVTDTNRKRRSDPGNPEVCPVWDYHKAFGTADKPEEAQWVVEGCTQAKIGCIDCKKLLLKNMVQKLQPIWDRYNSITDAEVKEAMEEGNEKARKVAQETMEEVREAIKIMY; from the coding sequence GTGAGAATTTTGAGCGGTATTAGGCCAACTGGGAAAGTGCATGTTGGTCATTTTGTTGGTGTTTTCGAAAACTGGCTCAAGTTACAAGACGAAGGCAATGACACGTTTTATTTTATAGCAGACTGGCACGCACTGACTACGCACTACGAAGATACGAGCGAATTAAAAGAATTTACTTTTGACTTAATGAAAACTCTCATCGCTGTTGGGCTCGATAAGTCTACGCTCTTTGTCCAGTCCGCTGTTAAAGAACACGCAGAGTTGATGGTTTTATTCTCGATGATTACTCCGCTCTCCTGGCTCGAGCGCGTGCCGACTTATAAAGAAATGCGCCAGCAGATCACAAGCAGAGACCTTTCAAATGCTGGATTCTTAATGTACCCGGTTTTGCAAGCTGCCGATATTTTGATTTACAAAGCAGATGGCGTTCCAGTTGGCGAAGACCAAGTCTACCACGTAGAGCTTACGAGGGAAATCGCAAGAAGGTTCAATTATATCTTCAAGAGAGAGGTTTTTCCAGAACCGAAGGAATTACTCTCGAAAGTTCCAAAACTCCTTGGAACCGACGGAAGGAAGATGAGCAAGAGCTACGGCAACACGATTCCACTCATCACAACGGAAGCAGAGCTTTCAAAGATGGTAATGCCTATGGTAACTGATACTAATAGGAAGAGAAGGTCTGATCCAGGCAATCCGGAAGTGTGCCCAGTGTGGGATTATCATAAGGCTTTCGGCACAGCGGATAAGCCAGAAGAAGCTCAGTGGGTTGTGGAAGGCTGTACTCAGGCAAAGATAGGATGTATCGATTGTAAAAAACTATTGCTAAAGAACATGGTGCAGAAATTGCAGCCGATTTGGGATAGGTACAATTCAATAACCGATGCTGAAGTCAAAGAAGCGATGGAAGAAGGGAACGAAAAGGCAAGGAAAGTTGCACAAGAGACGATGGAGGAAGTTAGAGAAGCGATCAAGATAATGTACTGA
- a CDS encoding methyl-accepting chemotaxis protein: protein MSVIENVTDMIESVSAAIEETNSGAEETATAAQNVSNSAQEISSVTARAFNEIVSSRENVQKLVESIQSTIHSSNKSLEVTLSLVDYSKQIQTIVETINSIAEQTNLLALNAAIEAARAGEAGRGFAVVADEIRKLAEESKKSTSDIQSILNNIQIGVEKVSMSVNENAGVLNESRKSVEKVRDVFDNIYKLMEIINNKAETLAAASEEQSASAQEISSAMQSATNNVNEIVARTSELTEEINKVKNLLPEVHKADTEVSNTILRISENVRKNIVVSEKEDYVQEIEKAIKVHRTWLERLYNSVKNGREEMLQFNLHRCAFGTIYDFTRPPEGMESMWEEVGKLHEQVHYNGEKVMEYVKHGKLQEAERAYREVEGTANRLISLLEEIKKQCGEMSC from the coding sequence GTGAGTGTTATAGAAAATGTAACAGACATGATAGAGAGCGTTTCTGCGGCAATAGAGGAGACAAACTCTGGTGCTGAAGAGACAGCGACAGCAGCTCAGAACGTTTCGAATAGTGCTCAGGAGATTTCATCGGTAACCGCGAGGGCATTTAACGAGATTGTGAGTTCCAGAGAGAATGTCCAAAAATTAGTAGAAAGCATCCAGAGTACGATACATTCATCAAACAAATCACTGGAAGTAACATTGTCGTTGGTGGACTACTCAAAGCAAATACAGACGATTGTTGAAACAATAAATTCTATAGCGGAGCAGACAAATTTGCTCGCTTTAAACGCGGCGATAGAGGCGGCAAGAGCAGGAGAAGCGGGAAGAGGATTTGCAGTCGTCGCAGATGAGATAAGGAAGCTGGCAGAAGAGAGTAAGAAGTCAACGAGTGATATACAGAGTATACTGAATAACATACAAATTGGTGTAGAAAAAGTCAGCATGTCGGTAAACGAAAATGCAGGTGTACTGAACGAGTCAAGAAAGAGTGTGGAAAAGGTTAGGGATGTCTTTGATAATATATACAAATTGATGGAAATAATAAACAATAAAGCAGAGACTCTGGCGGCCGCAAGTGAAGAACAAAGTGCGTCTGCACAAGAGATAAGCTCGGCAATGCAGAGCGCAACGAACAACGTGAATGAAATAGTTGCACGGACGAGTGAACTTACAGAAGAGATAAACAAAGTGAAAAACCTGCTTCCAGAGGTTCACAAAGCGGATACAGAAGTTAGTAACACGATCCTGAGGATATCAGAAAATGTGAGAAAAAATATAGTGGTGTCTGAGAAAGAAGATTATGTGCAAGAAATAGAAAAAGCGATTAAAGTCCACAGAACTTGGCTGGAGAGGCTATACAATTCGGTGAAGAACGGGAGAGAAGAGATGCTACAATTCAACTTACACAGGTGTGCGTTCGGAACAATATATGACTTTACAAGACCACCAGAAGGCATGGAAAGCATGTGGGAAGAAGTTGGGAAATTGCACGAACAGGTACACTACAATGGTGAGAAAGTGATGGAATACGTGAAACATGGCAAATTGCAGGAGGCAGAAAGGGCTTACAGAGAAGTGGAAGGAACTGCAAATAGATTGATATCGTTGTTGGAAGAGATAAAAAAGCAATGTGGAGAAATGAGTTGCTAA
- a CDS encoding M15 family metallopeptidase, translating into MNRSLDDLNLEFRTLLQKFIIECQNVGVKVLIYNTLRTKEEQYALYLQGRAPVEKVNEARKKAGLPPISSSENRVVTNLRDSPHCHGLAADFVPVVDGKVVWNDHKLWAICGKIAERVGLEWGGSWKDFPDYPHLQMKNWRRFLKNGKQE; encoded by the coding sequence ATGAACAGAAGTTTAGATGATCTGAATCTTGAGTTCAGAACGTTGCTTCAGAAATTCATAATAGAGTGCCAAAATGTTGGTGTAAAGGTATTGATTTACAACACTTTGAGAACAAAAGAGGAACAATATGCACTGTATTTGCAAGGCAGAGCACCTGTTGAGAAAGTAAACGAAGCCCGTAAGAAGGCTGGTTTACCACCTATCAGTTCATCAGAAAATCGAGTAGTCACTAATCTTAGAGATTCTCCGCATTGTCACGGCTTAGCAGCTGATTTCGTACCTGTTGTTGATGGAAAAGTTGTTTGGAATGATCATAAACTTTGGGCGATTTGCGGGAAAATCGCAGAGAGAGTTGGGCTGGAGTGGGGCGGCTCTTGGAAGGATTTTCCGGACTATCCACACCTGCAGATGAAAAATTGGAGGCGGTTTTTGAAGAATGGCAAGCAAGAGTGA
- a CDS encoding sensor domain-containing diguanylate cyclase produces MRLRILITLFFVIVITTTFFVFLNMYFENEEQHFKSVFKDTVETHATEIYYSHFRNDELYNAILRWDDQKLNMIEENLKKSYPFIVDVEFETGNPPETIYSITSSGTLLVLEYRISDSSGKTYIPDKIAKVLVDVSSILKRLHLENVRIATGTKEIARDLTYGLKYERLLKISELPIILSFAFILLIALMSIVSEISVIKELRKEEILNNALNSVIKLTQDMLIGNIELSYQLILEKAIEIIPRAQSGSVLMKEGDIYRFVATAGYNFEELSKVWFFQEELAQGMDAKVKITTNLQEFDAEVLKGERFQILNKYGRIDEIKAMLSVPIVVNNEIVAFMNIDNLESSDAFNEFAVRIATLFATQIGVVFEKLKLEEELIKQKEMLEILSTQDALTQLPNRRALEMEAERITKLAEREGKNICVVYVDLFKFKAINDSFGHRVGDYILKVVAERLQSVVRKSDFIARIGGDEFVFLLYDCKEYKQFVERTLQEIEKDIVWESHVFNVSANFGIAIYPHDGTDFGDLLIKADMAMYYAKNSGKSYHLASQLSTDSI; encoded by the coding sequence TTGAGGTTGCGAATTTTGATAACACTCTTTTTCGTGATCGTTATAACTACCACTTTTTTTGTATTTTTGAACATGTACTTCGAAAATGAAGAACAGCATTTTAAAAGTGTTTTTAAAGATACTGTAGAGACACATGCTACAGAAATTTACTATTCCCACTTTCGCAATGATGAATTGTATAATGCCATTTTGAGATGGGACGATCAGAAACTAAATATGATTGAGGAAAACTTGAAGAAAAGCTATCCGTTCATTGTCGACGTTGAGTTTGAAACGGGCAATCCGCCAGAGACAATTTATTCAATTACAAGTAGTGGAACATTACTTGTTTTGGAATACAGAATTTCGGATTCATCTGGAAAAACGTACATACCAGATAAAATAGCTAAGGTTTTGGTAGATGTTAGTTCAATTTTGAAAAGGCTCCATTTAGAAAACGTGAGAATTGCTACAGGAACAAAGGAAATAGCAAGAGATTTGACTTATGGTTTGAAATACGAAAGATTGCTAAAAATTTCTGAGCTCCCAATAATTCTTTCTTTTGCTTTTATTCTACTCATTGCACTTATGAGCATTGTATCTGAAATTTCTGTCATAAAGGAATTGAGAAAAGAAGAGATACTCAATAATGCACTTAATTCTGTTATAAAACTGACTCAAGATATGCTTATTGGAAACATAGAGCTATCTTATCAGTTAATTTTGGAAAAGGCGATTGAGATAATTCCAAGAGCTCAATCTGGTTCTGTGCTCATGAAAGAAGGAGATATATATAGATTTGTAGCTACAGCGGGATACAACTTTGAGGAGTTGAGCAAAGTTTGGTTTTTCCAAGAAGAACTGGCTCAGGGCATGGATGCAAAAGTTAAGATAACCACTAATCTTCAAGAGTTCGACGCTGAAGTGCTTAAAGGCGAAAGATTTCAGATTTTGAATAAGTACGGAAGAATCGACGAGATAAAGGCAATGCTTTCAGTTCCAATCGTTGTGAACAACGAAATAGTGGCGTTCATGAACATCGATAACCTTGAAAGTTCTGATGCCTTCAATGAATTTGCAGTTAGAATCGCCACACTCTTTGCTACACAAATAGGCGTTGTGTTTGAAAAATTGAAGCTTGAAGAGGAATTAATAAAACAAAAAGAAATGCTTGAGATCTTATCCACGCAAGATGCCCTAACACAATTGCCAAATAGAAGAGCTCTCGAAATGGAAGCTGAGAGAATAACTAAACTCGCGGAAAGAGAAGGAAAAAATATATGTGTGGTTTACGTTGACCTTTTTAAATTCAAAGCTATAAATGATTCCTTTGGACATCGGGTAGGAGATTACATACTTAAAGTTGTTGCAGAAAGGCTCCAAAGCGTTGTGAGAAAAAGCGACTTCATCGCAAGAATAGGAGGGGACGAATTCGTTTTCTTACTATATGATTGTAAAGAGTACAAGCAATTTGTAGAGAGAACACTCCAAGAGATAGAGAAAGATATAGTCTGGGAGTCGCATGTATTCAACGTCTCAGCAAACTTCGGAATAGCAATATATCCGCACGATGGCACTGATTTTGGAGATTTGTTAATCAAAGCCGATATGGCAATGTATTATGCAAAAAACAGTGGGAAGAGCTATCATTTGGCTTCCCAACTCAGTACAGATAGCATTTAG